In the genome of Streptomyces racemochromogenes, one region contains:
- a CDS encoding PH domain-containing protein has product MTGRSAGDPDRGTPAPGGERRLHVLTPLRRAWVPGAALGGVVIQQGERAQQWVSGLTPGVRVLILAGLVLVFGTYGFLGWWFTHYSVTDTELRIRTGLLFRRTAHIRLDRLQAVDVTRPMLARVAGVAKLRLDVIGTEAKDELAFLDERDAVALRAELLARAAGFAPADAVAVGQAPERVLLRVSVRDLVVSLLLGLDVWAALVGGLVAPVVVWRLSDSLWAAAVILVPLLGAAWSGTAGRFLAGYDWTVAESPDGLRLDHGLLDRAHETVPPGRVQAVRIVEPLLWRRRGWVRVELAVAGSKNGVLVPVATREAAHALIARVLPGADPAGLEFSPSPRTGSRWVVPVWWKGYGLAVSDEVFAARRGRLCRRTEIVPHAKVQSVRRTQGPWERARGVADVHVDTGANTTVTARLRPAAEAAGLLHDQAVRSRTSRAAARPDRWMT; this is encoded by the coding sequence GTGACGGGCCGCTCCGCGGGGGACCCGGACCGGGGCACCCCCGCACCCGGCGGGGAGCGGCGGCTGCACGTGCTGACCCCGCTGCGGCGGGCGTGGGTGCCCGGGGCCGCCCTCGGCGGTGTGGTGATCCAGCAGGGCGAGCGGGCCCAGCAGTGGGTCAGCGGCCTCACCCCCGGCGTGCGCGTGCTCATCCTGGCCGGGCTGGTCCTCGTCTTCGGCACGTACGGCTTCCTCGGCTGGTGGTTCACCCACTACTCCGTCACCGACACCGAGCTCCGCATCCGCACCGGCCTGCTCTTCCGCCGCACCGCCCACATCCGCCTCGACCGCCTCCAGGCCGTGGACGTCACCCGTCCGATGCTGGCCCGCGTCGCCGGCGTGGCCAAGCTCCGGCTCGACGTCATCGGCACCGAGGCGAAGGACGAGCTGGCCTTCCTCGACGAACGCGACGCCGTCGCCCTGCGCGCCGAGCTGCTGGCCCGCGCCGCCGGCTTCGCCCCCGCCGATGCCGTCGCCGTCGGCCAGGCCCCCGAGCGGGTGCTGCTGCGCGTGTCCGTCCGTGACCTGGTGGTCTCCCTGCTGCTCGGCCTCGACGTGTGGGCCGCCCTCGTCGGCGGGCTCGTCGCGCCGGTGGTCGTCTGGCGGCTCAGCGACAGCCTCTGGGCGGCCGCGGTCATCCTCGTACCGCTGCTCGGCGCCGCGTGGAGCGGCACCGCGGGCCGGTTCCTCGCCGGGTACGACTGGACCGTCGCCGAGTCCCCCGACGGGCTGCGCCTGGACCACGGGCTGCTGGACCGGGCCCACGAGACGGTCCCGCCGGGCCGGGTGCAGGCCGTACGGATCGTGGAGCCGCTGCTGTGGCGGCGGCGCGGCTGGGTCCGGGTGGAGCTGGCCGTGGCCGGCTCCAAGAACGGGGTGCTGGTCCCCGTGGCCACCCGGGAGGCCGCCCACGCCCTGATCGCCCGCGTGCTGCCGGGCGCGGACCCGGCGGGCCTGGAGTTCAGCCCCTCCCCGCGCACCGGCTCGCGGTGGGTGGTGCCGGTGTGGTGGAAGGGGTACGGCCTGGCCGTCTCCGACGAGGTCTTCGCCGCCCGCCGGGGCCGCCTGTGCCGGCGCACGGAGATCGTTCCGCATGCGAAGGTACAGAGCGTGCGCCGCACGCAAGGCCCTTGGGAGCGCGCCCGCGGGGTGGCCGACGTCCACGTGGACACCGGCGCGAACACCACCGTCACCGCCCGGCTGCGCCCCGCCGCCGAGGCCGCCGGCCTGCTGCACGACCAGGCGGTCCGCTCCCGCACCTCCCGCGCGGCGGCCCGCCCCGACCGGTGGATGACCTGA
- a CDS encoding pore-forming ESAT-6 family protein: MANQDRTSYDIAASVEVQGGLGGIIGQLERVLGDRDNAVKAAMAEFQADGVSDEYHGKEVRWNKAANEVRDIIRLVRTTLEQNDATAQATLQKAKAAVDNIG, from the coding sequence ATGGCGAACCAGGACCGCACCTCGTACGACATCGCCGCCTCCGTCGAGGTCCAGGGCGGACTCGGCGGGATCATCGGCCAGCTGGAGCGGGTGCTCGGCGACCGTGACAACGCGGTGAAGGCCGCGATGGCCGAGTTCCAGGCCGACGGCGTCTCCGACGAGTACCACGGCAAGGAAGTCCGCTGGAACAAGGCGGCGAACGAGGTGCGCGACATCATCCGCCTCGTCCGCACCACGCTGGAGCAGAACGACGCCACCGCGCAGGCCACGCTGCAGAAGGCCAAGGCGGCGGTCGACAACATCGGCTGA
- a CDS encoding DUF6507 family protein → MDWDIKPSGVQGVVNKTITAAEGFQKAGKSLQTELPEAAKHAGTITPGGGSAGEGGGMGPIAGALGELMKAHEYRLAFIGARTEASLNGAINATTAYVQGNIEQAQNAQNQALKEPKVELPGAGQK, encoded by the coding sequence ATGGACTGGGACATCAAACCGTCCGGCGTGCAGGGGGTCGTCAACAAGACGATCACGGCAGCGGAGGGCTTCCAGAAGGCGGGCAAGTCGCTCCAGACGGAGCTGCCGGAGGCCGCCAAGCACGCGGGCACCATCACGCCGGGCGGCGGCAGCGCGGGCGAGGGCGGCGGAATGGGCCCGATCGCGGGCGCGCTGGGTGAACTCATGAAGGCCCACGAGTACCGCCTCGCGTTCATCGGCGCCCGCACGGAGGCCTCGCTGAACGGCGCCATCAACGCGACGACGGCGTACGTGCAGGGCAACATCGAGCAGGCGCAGAACGCGCAGAACCAGGCTCTGAAGGAGCCGAAGGTCGAGCTTCCGGGGGCGGGTCAGAAGTGA